AGGCGGGGGCCGTCGTGCTCGGTCTGAGTTTTGACGGCCAGGCGTCCCATCAGAAATTCATCAAGAAGTTTACGTTGCCGTTCCCGTTACTCAGCGACGAGGAGAAAGTCGTCGCGACCGCCTACGGGGTCTATAAAGAAAAAAGCATGTACGGCAAGAAATATATGGGCATCGAGCGCAGCACCTTCGTGATCGACCAAGCCGGGAAGCTGAAGGCGATATTCCGCAAGGTCAAGGTTGACGGTCATGTGGATGAGGTGTTGGCAGTCCTAAAGGCCTAACCTTCCCTCAGGATGCTGAAACAGTCCGTCAGCTTCGTTCTCGGCTCATCGAAATCCTCAACGTACCCCTGAGGGTACGCCTCCGGTTTCGACTCGCCTGCGGCCTTGCTGAACGAACTGTTTGAGCATCCTGTGCGGTGTATTTTTTATTTTAGCTGTGCGGCCTATGACCATTCCCTTCCGCAGAGCCAGTCTTTTCACCATCCTCATGTTCTTGACTGCGACCGCTCGCCTCTTTGGGGCAGAGCCGGTTCCTGGAGTCCTGACGGTTCACGATAGTCTGACGTCACCCAATCAGCCTGCGACCATTGAGGCCACCTTTACACAGAAGGGTCTCCCGACTGGGACCGGTCTCGGAGGCGAGCCCATCGAGCTGCTCATCGCCGGGAATGTTGTGGCGACCGCGACGACCGGTGGCGATGGGCGTGCGGTCCTGTCCTATACCCCGAAAGCCAAAGGGGCGCTTCCCTTCACCGTGCGTGTCGGAACCACGTCGAGTCTTGCTGGAGTCGAAGCCGGTGCGAATCTCATTGTGTGGGAACGTCGAGGTCCGATGATGGCGGTGGAAATGACAGCCCTCATGGAGGACGCTGTCAGTCGGCGCCCGATGCCAGATGCCGCAGAAGAACTCGCCAAGCTCACGCAGTTTTACTACAACGTATTGTATGTGGTGACGCAGGATAAGACGGTGGCGGCATATGACCAGGTGAATGAGCAGGCCAGACAATGGCTTAAGGAACAGAAGTTTCCGGTGGGACATATTCTTGTGTTGCCGGCAGGCCCGGAGGGGTTTGGCGCGAAGCTGGATGAATTGCATGCGGCTGGCTGGAAGACGCTCAAAGTAGGAGTGGGCCGCACGAAGACTTTTGCCGAAGCGTTTCTGCAGCGGCGTCTCGGCGCCGTGATGGTGCCGGAACCGGCCAAAGGCGAGGTGCCGCGGAAGGCGAAGGTGGTGAAGGAGTGGAAGGACGTGCGGAAGAAATTGTGAGGGCGGGTCGGGGGCTCCTATTGCTCGTAGAACGCGCACGACTCTGCAGGGAACAGGCAGACCGCCCTTCTTGCTCGTGCAACGCGCAGCCTCAGAAGGATAGGAAGGGGAGCAGCCGGACCATTCTTCTTGCTCGCTGAGGCCCCACGATGAACCGGTGGTCCCTCAATGCGCGCAGTGAAGAACAGTCCGGCTGCTCCCCTTGAGGAGTGACAGTTGAAGCTCTTTTCCGTCACGCGCAGTAAAGGGCAACCCGGTCACCCGCTTATTGTGATGCCTTCCACTCTGGTGAGGGAAGAAGGTGGTAGACGAGAGCCCCTGAATGCAAAGGGGGTAACAAACCTTCGGCAAGAAATTCCAAGGCTGGTTATACGGATAGTAGATCAGAACTCTGCATTTTATGCGGACCAGTTTAATTAATTATAGTTAGTCCCTAAGAGCCAAGGTCAACACTATGTCAATCGTTCAAGATCGCGTCATTCAGAGGTTTGCCGACCTTGAAGTGCAGTGCCGCGCGATTCCTCTCATTAACCGTAATGAGGAAAATCTCACCTCTTATGCCCAACCAGAGCAGTTCTACGCTTGGGCCACTAGTGCGCTAAACGCTATCCAGGG
Above is a genomic segment from Nitrospirota bacterium containing:
- the bcp gene encoding thioredoxin-dependent thiol peroxidase, which gives rise to MATELEVGKKAPAFSLPDQSGESVSLKDFAGKQVVLYFYPKDDTPGCTKESCDFRDAITPIKKAGAVVLGLSFDGQASHQKFIKKFTLPFPLLSDEEKVVATAYGVYKEKSMYGKKYMGIERSTFVIDQAGKLKAIFRKVKVDGHVDEVLAVLKA